TAGACCATACAACTTTTTGTAGAATATATGTCCCATGCGCCTTTAGGTTTTTCTAGAATTTGTtcaataattgagttttttttattccattgcTACCAAGTATTAAAACTAGTTTCCTCGTAATATtcatttactcttttttttttaaaaagaccaaCAATAAATgagaataacaaaaataatataaaaaactaaataaatttaattctatctcttcaaaacatataaattcaacttatttattaattaaacttcacttatacttaatttaattttaatttaattacttataAACAGCTGTTATAGAGGAGGATAGAAATACGACGACAAggaaaagcaaaggaaaagtAAGCCTCCAATGGTAGCCACTGTCCCTTGAGAGATCTTAGACGCCAGAATGCTTCCACCAACCACTGCCAGGGAGGTGCAGATGGTGTGTCCCAAAGTAGCCCCCACAGCTACGCCGATGGCATTTTTGTGTGTTGCCAGCTGCAGGAGCCAGACATTCttgtcaaaatattaaataagaacATATTCTACAGCATCGCAATTTGAGAGCATTCCGAGTTCTTCAGAAATATAAAAACCCAtcaagaagaagataaatcatGTTCAGTATCCTATCAAAACAATGGCATCCGTCCCTAGAAAATAGAAACAGAGAACACAATTGCTTCCTAATCACAGTGTTTCACCATTCAAATCAATCTAGCTAAGTGAAGAAAACAACAGGCATCTTAATTACGGGAGCCATGTTGATTTTTCATGCAAAATCTTCACAGCAGCTTTTGTGTTCAAGAATTCCTGTGAGTGTTCAAGCTATTTCACGAACACATGCAAGCCAGATGCTTAAAGAATCATATAGATAGATTAGGCACAACCGAAGAACCATGAAAATTGAAATCACGTGAATAGCGGGTGTTGGCATTTGAAGACAAAATCCAGCGATCTTGTGATGACAAACCTTGGTTCTACTGCAAAATGTTAGGCAAGTGGCAATAAACATAGCAAATAAGGAGCACACAATTTAAGGGTGTTTGACAATTTGCCTAcacgaatttattttttatatatataaaaaatttcaattacacAAGACTTCACTGTTCACTGGTATAAACATCACGAAGTTTAGGCGGGACTCTCAGGAAACCTAACATGCACAAACCCATGATCCTATTACATCCAGGAAGACATgcttaaaaaaatctcattgcAAGACCTCACAAGAACTTCGAACTCTCTCTGCAAAACTAGGCAGTTCAGACACCCTACAAGACTAAGACCCCTTTTGGAAACATGCTttgcaaaaatttaaatttattttttttgtatttttggatagttttgatatgctaatattaaaaataaattgaaaaaaaaaaaaaaaacattagtttgatgcatttccaagtaaaaaacactttaaaaagcaactgctaccacaataccaaacactacCTAAATTCTGATGCCAAAAATGTTGCTGCTTCATCTACTGTTTTCATGTAGATGATTAGGTTGGTGGTAGCTAGCAGCTGAGCACACCATCCTAGAAGAAAGTTATCTAATTGCTTTTAAGCTATGCAGCCAAAATCGGAAGACAAAGTTTCACATCACATGGGAAATTTAACATGGCATGGTGAGAGGTGTATCAAAGCCCATGCATAGTGCCAAAATAATCAAGACACACCATCAGGTATGATGGTTTATGAGATTTTCGCCAATGATAAGCCTGTAACAGCAACCATAGTATATGCAAATTAAAGTCAAAGATACATAAAAACTGGCACCGAAAGTTCAACATTTACCTTTACAGTGGTTTTGAATTTAGGGCACTCTACCATGGGCATCACTAAAGTATCCTTAGAGCACAGAAAGATAGGAGAACTTCACTTGATGGAGATATTTTCTTGTTCTTAGGAAGGATGATATATCCTCCATTTTTGTACTATATTCAATTTCCTTTCTCAATAAAATTATCTCTACTACAAAATATAAGGCCCAAAATCCTATTGCAGCAATCATTATGGAGTAAAATCATAATTCACAGCATATGAAAGGAAAACAGAGCACTCAAAATGACCATTCAGCacaagaagaaaatgagaaataaaattttgcaGGCAAGGATGGAAGTATGACTCAGCCatgccaaaaaaatattgataaaaacataAGAATCAGAACATGAACTTACAGCAATTGTAGCAATCTGGCTACGGTCTCCCCACTCAgctaaaaaagttaaaataaatgacTGCATAGAAAAAACACACATGCTTCTGCTGAGATGCTAACAGTAGAATCATAATAGAAATACCTAAACGAACATAATCTTACACAGTTATCATTGTACTTAAATACAGAATGGCAAACGGATTTGGCATTGCAAATCCCAACACAATATCACAAAATAAAGAATCTGAAATACTTCATGAGACCAAAATGGAGAATAAGAATGACAAGTTACACATACTTCCAAAAATATTGGTGTGCAAAATCTTGAAAAGTAACGGCGGAAGGATGTTTTCCCTTGGCCAGCCTCAAGCTTTTCTTCTACCTGAACACAATGCACAATTCAAGATAAAGGTAATACCAGCTCAGGGAGGTTGATGCAGGGtggaaattgaaattgaagctTCAATAAATACCTCCAGGATTTCTTTCAAAAGAGATCACAATCATGCTAGGAACCTCAAATTACCACATTAATATAACTACATAATTTACATACATAAACCATATCTTacgaaaaaaatacaaaaggttCGTGACCCAATGACACAAGGAACTTTTAGAGAGACATAAAACTGGGCAAAAACAAGGCAATATTGACTTTCACCGAAAAAAGAAAGTTGGATCAAAAGGCTGATGATGATCAGGTATTTAATAGCAAATTGGCTAAGCCAATTGcttatagtaataataaataaaggaacAGTTCACTGGTGCACTCAAAGCCCAAAGCACTAAGGAGAGGGGAGGAGGTGAAGGCATACAACTCTGCAGATTAAACATGCTAACCATTCTACCATCAATTACTCATCCAAAGAGAGATCGAAAACCTGAAATGAGAGATAAAGAACCAACAAGAATCTAGAACTCTCTTTTGTTTAGCAggagattttatatatttgcagCAATGGAAGAAAATGTACATTCCAAGTAGACATGTAACAGGTGAATAGACAGATTCAAGAGCACTAAAGATATActtcttccatttcttttttctgtgaTGATTTTGAATCCGATCTCCAGGCAATGTAAAGTAGCCGCAGGCCAAAAAATGCATAAAGAACTGCATATGGAAAGAATACAGTTGTTAGTTTTCATATTTAACCTGATTCTAACACAAATAAGATTAGCCAACTTCATTTACCATGTGAAAGCAAAATATGAAGTCAGAAGTCAAACTATGACTACTACATTTTATTGACACTAATTGTAGATTCAGAGCGATGCAACCTGTAGGACACTACATGTCCTCTGACCATACAACTGACAGAGGTCCCCTTAAAACATTTATTCAACTATAGTCGACTCTGAGAATTCTAAGATACATACAAAGTATACGGACATAAAAGGGCTGCTTCAAACAGAATTATTTGAAGATATACTTTTCATTGAAGTTAATTGGACACCATTTTCAAGGAATTTGCTTGTAGCACTTTCTACAAACAGAATTAAACCACAAAGATGATTGCATTCAAACTTCGTGATGTGAAGATTCATCAAgtaaatatgaatttatttttattcttgtggAAAATTCACTGTGGTTTAATTCCTATATATTATTACAAGGAAGGCACCAAGCTCCTTATTCCAGtcatttataggattttttgtGGAGGTAACGTTTTGGTGCTACAAAGATCATGTACTTGTGGAAAACGTTTTTTCATAAAACTGGAAGTTTTCCACAAGTagacaaaacacaaaaatatccaGCTCTCGTCCACATATTACACATCATGAGAGTCCAACGAGTGAAACCAAGCAAGATTTGCAaccatttaaaatcaaaacgacaGTTTTTCCTCCAATATTTCACATGATTATAAGACTATAGAAAATGATTCTATTTAAGTGACTAATAGCAAAGAAACAGTATATTGATAACACATTTCTTGATGGAGTGCCTAGATGGCATCCTCGCCCCATCAAGCTCCACAATTTCCCACTATTGATCCTGCCATACACAttcatgcatatttttataTGCTATAATAAAGTCCCAAGTGaatgcatttaaaaaacaaacacggTGCActgattattttaatacatccCAATTCTGTAGTAAAGTATTTAAATCTTCCCATGAAGAATACTTTGGATTTCAAAGAGATAGCAGCAATTGTAAATGATGAATAGTACGTACCGGTGGCTGCACTATTTGTAT
This genomic stretch from Populus alba chromosome 19, ASM523922v2, whole genome shotgun sequence harbors:
- the LOC118028920 gene encoding GDT1-like protein 4 isoform X2 — protein: MGFRSNPRFIILVVAAAVFLLLLSLSRIAAAQENEGDESRSFQDLGRRGMVVRNGGDAKSAGNDLKLESGLGIFDAFFASLSMILVSEIGDETFIIAALMAMRHPKSTVLSGALTALIVMTVLSTGLGRIVPNLISRKHTNSAATVLYAFFGLRLLYIAWRSDSKSSQKKEMEEVEEKLEAGQGKTSFRRYFSRFCTPIFLESFILTFLAEWGDRSQIATIALATHKNAIGVAVGATLGHTICTSLAVVGGSILASKISQGTVATIGGLLFLCFSLSSYFYPPL
- the LOC118028920 gene encoding GDT1-like protein 4 isoform X1, coding for MGFRSNPRFIILVVAAAVFLLLLSLSRIAAAQENEGDESRSFQDLGRRGMVVVRNGGDAKSAGNDLKLESGLGIFDAFFASLSMILVSEIGDETFIIAALMAMRHPKSTVLSGALTALIVMTVLSTGLGRIVPNLISRKHTNSAATVLYAFFGLRLLYIAWRSDSKSSQKKEMEEVEEKLEAGQGKTSFRRYFSRFCTPIFLESFILTFLAEWGDRSQIATIALATHKNAIGVAVGATLGHTICTSLAVVGGSILASKISQGTVATIGGLLFLCFSLSSYFYPPL